The following proteins are encoded in a genomic region of Rhizobium sp. CCGE531:
- a CDS encoding aspartate/glutamate racemase family protein codes for MRTIGLIGGMSFESSAVYYRLINEMVRERLGGLSSAELVMYSVNFEEIVALQKAGRWNDAADRLADAAQRLQAAGAECVLICTNTMHLIAPEVAERVSVPLIHIIDETATALKASGRVKPLLLATRYTMEHGFYAERMAENGVSIMVPGREDRTVTHDIIFNELCAGIIKDESRRKLNGIIERAKAEGADSVILGCTEICLILDPKALILPGFDTTTIHAEAAVDFALANEKSSKSCAA; via the coding sequence ATGCGCACCATCGGCCTGATCGGCGGTATGAGTTTCGAGAGTTCGGCGGTCTATTATCGCCTGATCAATGAAATGGTCCGCGAGCGGCTGGGCGGCCTCTCCTCCGCCGAACTGGTAATGTACTCCGTCAATTTCGAAGAAATCGTCGCGCTGCAGAAGGCGGGACGCTGGAACGATGCAGCCGACCGGCTCGCCGACGCGGCACAGCGCCTGCAGGCCGCCGGCGCCGAATGCGTGCTCATCTGCACCAATACCATGCACCTGATCGCGCCCGAGGTTGCCGAGCGCGTTTCCGTGCCGCTCATCCATATCATCGATGAAACCGCGACGGCTCTGAAGGCCTCCGGTCGGGTCAAGCCGCTGCTGCTCGCGACCCGCTACACGATGGAACACGGCTTCTATGCCGAGCGTATGGCTGAGAACGGCGTCTCCATCATGGTCCCCGGCCGCGAGGATCGCACCGTGACGCATGACATCATCTTCAACGAACTCTGCGCCGGCATCATCAAGGACGAGTCGCGCCGGAAGCTGAACGGCATCATCGAGCGTGCCAAGGCCGAAGGCGCCGACAGCGTCATTCTCGGCTGCACCGAGATCTGCCTGATCCTCGATCCGAAGGCACTCATCCTGCCCGGTTTCGACACGACGACGATCCATGCCGAAGCGGCCGTCGATTTTGCGCTTGCAAATGAAAAGAGCAGCAAGAGCTGCGCTGCCTGA
- a CDS encoding helix-turn-helix domain-containing GNAT family N-acetyltransferase, translating into MNPAAEFATIDAVRDFNRFYTNFLGVLNKAYLDSPYTLTDLRVLFEVGSRGGVAASALTRELHLDPAYLSRIVKRFREDGLIETTPDPTDARSQVIKVTEKGQAQFEEFVRRARAQIAGYFEKLAIGEPERVVAAMRTIQDTLGTDRATASPAIIRNHRPGDIGWIVQSQARFYTEEFGWDDRFEGLVAEVAGKFLSNFNPQKDRCWIAEQGGLNVGSAMIADGGDGVAKLRLLYVDKAARGLGLGKLLVDECIRFSRDAGYRKLSLWTNDILDTARAIYIKTGFKLTTEEKHRMFGPELNGQTWVLDL; encoded by the coding sequence ATGAACCCTGCCGCCGAATTCGCGACCATCGATGCCGTCCGCGACTTCAACCGCTTCTATACGAATTTTCTCGGCGTCCTGAACAAGGCCTATCTCGACAGCCCCTATACGCTCACGGATCTGCGCGTGCTGTTCGAAGTCGGCTCTCGCGGCGGCGTCGCCGCTTCGGCGCTGACACGCGAGCTTCATCTCGACCCCGCGTATCTCAGCCGCATCGTCAAGCGCTTTCGCGAGGATGGGCTGATCGAAACGACGCCGGATCCGACCGACGCGCGCAGCCAGGTCATAAAAGTCACCGAAAAGGGACAGGCGCAGTTCGAGGAATTCGTCCGCCGCGCGCGTGCCCAGATCGCCGGATATTTCGAGAAGCTCGCGATCGGCGAACCCGAACGCGTCGTTGCGGCAATGCGGACGATACAGGACACGCTCGGCACGGACCGAGCCACGGCATCCCCCGCGATCATCCGCAATCACCGGCCCGGCGACATCGGCTGGATCGTGCAAAGCCAGGCGCGTTTCTATACGGAAGAATTCGGCTGGGACGACCGCTTCGAAGGTTTGGTGGCGGAAGTCGCGGGAAAATTCCTCTCCAATTTCAATCCGCAGAAGGATCGCTGCTGGATCGCCGAGCAAGGCGGCCTGAATGTCGGCTCCGCCATGATCGCCGATGGCGGTGACGGTGTGGCGAAGCTCAGGCTGCTCTATGTCGACAAGGCTGCCCGTGGCCTCGGTCTCGGCAAGCTTTTAGTCGACGAATGCATCCGCTTCTCGCGCGACGCCGGTTATCGGAAACTTTCGCTCTGGACCAACGATATCCTCGACACGGCACGGGCGATCTACATCAAGACAGGCTTCAAGCTGACGACAGAAGAAAAGCATCGCATGTTCGGCCCAGAACTGAACGGCCAGACCTGGGTGCTCGATCTCTGA
- a CDS encoding TetR/AcrR family transcriptional regulator, with amino-acid sequence MTTNALDIAPKLRGRPREFDMDSALDEALRVFSERGYYAASISELTVAMGLTAGSVYKAFGDKRGVFLAAFDRYRQVRQQLIDETLATVPNAYEKLRVLVTFFAEASCGEIGRRGCLVVGSATELALFDEEVASRVGVAFDFDERRILDLIRLGHSDGSVAKHVDPESTACALLALTKGMRVIGKTGRTTEQMLAVAETAMKLLN; translated from the coding sequence ATGACGACAAATGCTCTCGACATCGCACCGAAGCTCCGGGGTCGCCCACGCGAATTCGACATGGATTCCGCGCTCGACGAAGCGCTGCGCGTCTTTTCCGAGCGCGGCTATTATGCCGCCTCGATCAGCGAATTGACCGTGGCCATGGGTCTGACGGCAGGCAGCGTCTACAAGGCATTCGGCGACAAGCGCGGCGTGTTCCTCGCCGCTTTCGACCGCTATCGCCAGGTGCGCCAGCAATTGATCGACGAGACCCTTGCCACGGTCCCGAACGCCTATGAAAAGCTACGCGTCTTGGTGACATTCTTCGCCGAGGCATCCTGCGGCGAGATCGGCCGTCGAGGCTGCCTCGTGGTCGGAAGCGCAACGGAGCTTGCGCTTTTTGACGAGGAGGTCGCCAGCCGTGTCGGCGTGGCTTTCGATTTCGATGAGCGGCGCATTCTGGATCTCATTCGCCTTGGTCACTCGGATGGTTCCGTGGCAAAACACGTCGATCCCGAAAGCACGGCTTGCGCCCTGCTTGCCCTCACGAAAGGCATGCGCGTGATCGGAAAGACCGGCCGGACCACAGAACAGATGCTTGCCGTCGCCGAGACGGCCATGAAACTGCTGAACTGA
- a CDS encoding MFS transporter — protein MPATAAARRESTPLPEKTLSPLLTFMFAAACGLVAANLYYGQPLAGPISQSLGFTPAATGLIVTLTQIGYGLGLLLIVPLGDLHENRRLVLTLVALAAVALVGAAFAWSPSLFLLASLCIGLASVAVQVLVPFAAHMAPDASRGAVVGNVMSGLLVGIMLARPAASFLSELLSWHAVYIISAGIMIGLMVILRVVLPTRVPHTKLHYGQLLSSMGHLALRTPVLQRRALYQACMFGAFSLFWTTTPLLLASPAFGLTQNGIALFALAGAAGAVASPIAGRVADRGWTKLATAFALTIAIVAFLIGHFSGSGSLLALITLTLSGIMLDFGVQTNLVLGQRAIFALSAEHRSRLNGLYMATFFAGGALGSALGGWAYATGGWNLASWIGVAFPVIALLAFLTESNSRKNA, from the coding sequence ATGCCCGCAACTGCCGCCGCCAGACGGGAGAGCACGCCGCTCCCGGAAAAGACTCTTTCACCGCTGCTGACATTCATGTTCGCCGCCGCCTGCGGGCTTGTGGCCGCCAATCTCTATTATGGCCAGCCGCTCGCCGGCCCCATCAGCCAGTCGCTCGGCTTCACCCCAGCCGCCACCGGCCTCATCGTCACGCTGACGCAGATCGGCTACGGCCTCGGCCTCTTGCTGATCGTGCCATTGGGCGATCTTCATGAGAACCGCAGGCTGGTGCTGACCCTGGTGGCGCTGGCCGCCGTCGCGCTTGTCGGCGCCGCCTTCGCCTGGTCGCCGTCGCTGTTCCTGCTCGCCTCGCTCTGCATCGGCCTGGCTTCCGTCGCGGTGCAGGTGCTTGTCCCCTTCGCGGCTCATATGGCGCCTGACGCCAGCCGCGGCGCCGTCGTCGGCAATGTCATGAGCGGCCTGCTCGTCGGCATCATGCTCGCCCGCCCCGCCGCAAGCTTCCTGTCCGAGCTTCTGTCCTGGCATGCGGTCTATATTATCTCGGCCGGCATCATGATCGGGCTGATGGTCATCCTGCGCGTCGTCCTGCCGACCCGCGTGCCGCACACCAAGCTGCATTATGGCCAACTCTTGTCGTCCATGGGCCACCTCGCGCTTCGCACGCCTGTCCTGCAGCGACGCGCGCTGTACCAGGCCTGCATGTTCGGCGCCTTCAGCCTCTTCTGGACGACGACGCCACTGCTGCTGGCAAGCCCTGCCTTCGGCCTGACGCAGAATGGCATTGCGCTTTTCGCGCTGGCCGGCGCGGCGGGCGCCGTCGCCTCGCCGATTGCCGGACGCGTTGCCGACCGCGGCTGGACGAAGCTTGCCACCGCCTTCGCCCTGACGATTGCCATCGTTGCCTTCCTGATCGGCCATTTTTCCGGCAGCGGCTCGTTGCTGGCGCTCATCACGCTGACACTCTCCGGCATCATGCTGGACTTCGGTGTCCAGACGAACCTCGTGCTCGGCCAACGCGCCATCTTCGCGCTCAGCGCCGAACACCGCAGCCGCCTCAACGGCCTCTACATGGCGACCTTCTTTGCCGGCGGCGCCCTCGGCTCCGCGCTCGGCGGCTGGGCCTATGCCACCGGCGGCTGGAACCTGGCCTCCTGGATCGGCGTCGCCTTCCCGGTCATCGCGCTGCTTGCCTTCCTGACCGAAAGCAATTCCAGGAAAAATGCGTAG
- a CDS encoding NAD(P)/FAD-dependent oxidoreductase, with the protein MKPLKIAVVGAGPAGLAASLFLTRAGHTTDIIERFDSPAPVGSALMLQPTGLTVLESLGLGPAIHAAGNRIDRLFGTETTRGRIVLDVRYNALPGGRYGLGVHRAALFETLYDEVSARQHPIHTGQRVVGVIEEGAGSYLSVEGGERLGPYDLVIDASGARSELVAASPVAPRSRNLVYGAFWATLDCPDGLVDQAALTQRYDRARVMIGVLPIGSRRPHMPKQAALFWSLKVADADEVRKRGLDRWKQTIRGYWPECEPLLEQITDWDQLTLARYAHRTMKVPYSGRTVFVGDAAHSTSPQLGQGANMALLDVAALAHALAGCETIEAALAAYAKARRMHVRLFQLLSAAFTPFYQSDSAALAWIRDRMVATIAKVPPAPQILAGIVSGTLVDPFSGAGLRECDWLRQAVPQPS; encoded by the coding sequence GTGAAGCCCTTGAAAATTGCCGTCGTCGGCGCCGGGCCTGCCGGGCTTGCCGCCTCTCTTTTTCTCACTCGCGCCGGTCATACGACCGATATCATCGAACGCTTCGACAGCCCGGCGCCGGTCGGCTCGGCGCTGATGTTGCAGCCGACCGGATTGACCGTCCTTGAATCGCTCGGGCTCGGTCCAGCCATCCACGCCGCCGGCAACCGCATCGACCGGCTGTTCGGCACGGAAACCACCCGTGGCCGCATCGTCCTTGATGTGCGCTACAATGCGCTGCCGGGCGGCCGCTACGGGCTCGGTGTCCATCGCGCCGCTTTGTTCGAGACGCTTTATGACGAAGTCTCCGCACGGCAACATCCGATCCATACCGGTCAGCGGGTTGTCGGCGTGATCGAAGAGGGTGCCGGCAGCTATCTTTCGGTCGAAGGCGGCGAGCGTCTCGGGCCCTATGATCTCGTCATCGATGCCAGCGGCGCGCGCTCGGAGCTGGTGGCGGCGTCACCTGTCGCGCCGCGTTCCCGCAACCTCGTCTACGGCGCCTTCTGGGCGACGCTCGATTGTCCGGACGGATTGGTGGATCAGGCGGCGCTGACGCAGCGTTATGACCGAGCGCGCGTGATGATCGGTGTCCTGCCGATCGGCAGCAGAAGGCCGCATATGCCGAAACAGGCCGCCTTGTTCTGGAGCCTCAAGGTCGCGGATGCCGATGAGGTGCGCAAGCGCGGGCTCGATCGCTGGAAACAGACGATCCGCGGCTATTGGCCGGAATGCGAACCCCTGCTGGAGCAGATCACCGATTGGGACCAGCTGACGCTGGCGCGTTACGCCCATCGCACCATGAAGGTGCCCTATAGCGGGCGAACGGTTTTCGTTGGCGACGCGGCCCACTCCACCAGCCCGCAGCTCGGGCAGGGCGCCAACATGGCCCTGCTCGATGTGGCGGCGCTGGCGCATGCCCTTGCTGGATGTGAAACCATCGAGGCTGCTCTTGCCGCCTATGCCAAGGCGCGGCGGATGCATGTGCGGCTGTTTCAGCTGCTCTCGGCCGCGTTTACGCCATTCTATCAATCGGACTCGGCGGCGCTCGCCTGGATCAGGGACCGGATGGTCGCCACCATCGCCAAGGTGCCTCCCGCGCCGCAGATCCTTGCGGGTATCGTTTCCGGCACGCTGGTCGATCCGTTCAGCGGCGCCGGCCTACGGGAATGCGATTGGCTGCGGCAGGCTGTGCCGCAGCCGTCTTGA
- a CDS encoding helix-turn-helix domain-containing protein, protein MSASTVVNLRSKDPPLRDVDLSNLDFSNCPVRDLISQIGGKWSVLLLETLAKRPYRFGELRRLVPDISQRMLTQTLRDLQRDGYVDREVFPTKPPSVEYRMTDLGYSLYEPLAQLLNWAEANHEAVKAARARFDQSPD, encoded by the coding sequence ATGAGCGCCAGCACCGTCGTCAATCTGCGCAGCAAGGATCCGCCGCTGCGCGACGTCGATCTCAGCAATCTCGATTTCAGCAATTGTCCGGTGCGCGACCTGATTTCGCAGATCGGCGGAAAATGGTCGGTGCTGCTGTTGGAAACATTGGCAAAACGCCCATACCGTTTCGGCGAACTGCGCCGTCTGGTGCCTGATATCTCCCAACGGATGCTGACGCAAACGCTGCGTGACCTTCAGCGCGACGGCTATGTCGACCGCGAGGTCTTTCCGACAAAACCGCCGAGCGTCGAATATCGGATGACCGATCTTGGCTATTCGCTCTACGAGCCGTTGGCGCAGCTTCTGAATTGGGCCGAGGCCAATCATGAGGCTGTCAAGGCCGCAAGAGCCCGTTTCGATCAATCGCCGGACTGA
- a CDS encoding SDR family oxidoreductase, translating to MSSTLLVTGAAGQLGQRVIHHLLETYKVAPGRIIAATRSPEKLADLAAKGVVTRKADFDDAATLSAAFAGVDRLLIISTDALAVPGQRLKQHTAAIEAAKKAGVQHILYTSMPAPEGSLVSFAPDHLGTENAIKASGIGYTILRDAWYFDNYLHGLPHSLETGKWYTATGGGRVSNISREDCALAIAAALASDTADSATYTLTGSTAVTIEDVASVVSRITGRPLEVVDVNDEQLAAGLTGAGLPPFVVDMLVSSEANTRAGNFNILTNDFNKLTGNEPQTLRSFVEEHKGALIG from the coding sequence ATGAGCAGCACTCTTCTCGTCACCGGTGCCGCGGGTCAGCTTGGCCAGCGCGTCATCCATCACCTGCTGGAGACATACAAGGTCGCGCCAGGCCGCATCATTGCGGCCACGCGCAGCCCGGAGAAGCTTGCCGATCTCGCCGCCAAGGGTGTCGTTACCCGCAAGGCCGATTTCGATGATGCCGCGACCCTGTCCGCCGCTTTCGCCGGCGTCGACCGCCTGCTGATCATCAGCACCGACGCGCTCGCCGTTCCCGGCCAGCGCCTGAAGCAGCACACGGCTGCCATCGAAGCCGCGAAGAAGGCTGGCGTCCAGCACATCCTCTATACGTCCATGCCGGCGCCGGAAGGTTCGCTCGTCAGCTTCGCACCCGACCATCTCGGCACGGAAAACGCCATCAAGGCAAGCGGCATCGGCTACACGATCCTGCGCGACGCTTGGTACTTCGACAACTACTTGCACGGCCTGCCGCACAGCCTCGAAACCGGCAAGTGGTACACCGCGACCGGCGGCGGCCGCGTCAGCAACATCAGCCGCGAAGACTGCGCGCTCGCCATCGCCGCAGCACTTGCCTCCGACACGGCTGACAGCGCCACCTACACGCTGACGGGCTCGACCGCCGTCACCATCGAAGATGTGGCAAGCGTCGTCAGCAGGATCACCGGCCGCCCGCTCGAGGTCGTTGATGTCAATGACGAACAGCTTGCCGCCGGCCTCACCGGCGCCGGCCTGCCGCCCTTCGTGGTCGACATGCTCGTTTCCTCCGAAGCCAACACCCGCGCCGGCAACTTCAACATCCTGACGAACGACTTCAACAAGCTGACCGGCAACGAGCCGCAGACGCTGCGCAGCTTTGTCGAAGAACACAAGGGCGCATTGATCGGCTGA
- a CDS encoding pyridoxine 5'-phosphate synthase, whose amino-acid sequence MPAKLSVNLNAIAMLRNRRDLPWPSVTGLGRIALAAGASGLTVHPRPDQRHVRFSDLPEIRALIDDEFPEAEFNIEGYPSEEFFDLCASAEPEQVTLVPDDPAQATSDHGWDFRRNRELLVDVVAKYKTIGCRVSLFADGDGDADAVKIAREVGADRIELYTGPYGGCYDYPQKAAVILEALGKTADAAFANGLDVNAGHDLTVANLPALLKRIPKLAETSIGHGLTADALEYGMAETVRRFRRACGQVV is encoded by the coding sequence ATGCCCGCCAAGCTTTCCGTGAATCTCAACGCTATCGCGATGCTGCGCAACCGGCGTGATCTTCCCTGGCCAAGCGTCACGGGCTTGGGACGCATCGCGCTGGCGGCAGGAGCCAGCGGCCTCACGGTCCATCCGCGTCCCGATCAGCGGCATGTCCGCTTTTCCGATCTGCCCGAAATCCGGGCGCTGATCGACGACGAGTTCCCGGAGGCGGAGTTCAATATCGAGGGCTACCCGAGCGAAGAGTTCTTCGATCTCTGCGCTTCGGCAGAGCCCGAGCAGGTGACGCTTGTGCCCGACGATCCCGCGCAGGCGACATCGGATCACGGCTGGGATTTCCGTAGGAATCGCGAGCTGCTGGTCGACGTCGTCGCCAAGTACAAGACCATCGGCTGCCGCGTGTCGTTGTTTGCCGATGGTGACGGCGATGCCGATGCCGTGAAGATCGCCAGGGAGGTCGGTGCCGATCGCATCGAGCTTTACACCGGCCCCTACGGCGGCTGCTACGACTATCCGCAGAAGGCAGCCGTCATTCTCGAAGCGCTCGGCAAGACCGCCGATGCCGCTTTCGCCAACGGCCTTGATGTCAATGCTGGCCACGACCTGACGGTCGCTAACCTGCCGGCATTACTTAAGCGCATTCCAAAGCTCGCGGAGACCTCGATCGGCCACGGGCTGACCGCCGATGCGCTGGAATACGGCATGGCCGAAACGGTACGCCGCTTTCGAAGGGCTTGCGGACAGGTGGTTTAA
- a CDS encoding ATP-dependent RecD-like DNA helicase translates to MQFAPQQDEALKAVAKWLKEGRTPLFRLFGYAGTGKTTLARHFAEHVDGEVLFAAFTGKAAQVLRSRGASNAKTIHSLIYRPRGEEAVEDEETGKTSIAPMFTINRQSPVAKAALIIVDECSMVDEALGKDLMSFGTPILVLGDPGQLPPVSGGGFFTNEEPDYLLTDIHRQARDNPIIQLAMQVREGKEIMHGDYGTAQVISKNEVTQPLVLEADQVLVGTNRTRRRYNQRLRELKGFSADYPQSGDKLVCLRNDPTKGLLNGSLWQVMTSSRETTKPGINLLIRPEDDDMDRGAAKIKLLKQAFEDVEGEIPWSTRKRYDEFDYGYALTVHKAQGSQWNNVVLFDESWAFRDTRERWLYTAITRAAETLTIVR, encoded by the coding sequence ATGCAATTCGCGCCGCAACAAGATGAAGCGCTCAAGGCCGTCGCCAAGTGGCTGAAGGAGGGGCGTACACCGCTGTTTCGCCTTTTCGGCTATGCCGGCACGGGCAAGACAACGCTTGCGCGGCATTTTGCCGAGCATGTGGATGGCGAGGTACTGTTTGCGGCCTTTACCGGCAAGGCGGCGCAGGTGCTGCGCTCGCGCGGCGCTTCCAATGCCAAGACCATTCATTCGCTGATCTACCGGCCGCGCGGCGAGGAAGCCGTCGAGGACGAAGAGACGGGCAAGACATCGATCGCGCCGATGTTCACCATCAACCGCCAGAGCCCGGTCGCCAAGGCGGCGCTGATCATTGTCGACGAATGCTCGATGGTGGACGAAGCGCTCGGCAAGGATCTGATGAGCTTCGGAACGCCCATCCTGGTGCTTGGCGATCCCGGCCAGCTGCCGCCGGTTTCCGGCGGCGGATTCTTCACGAACGAGGAGCCGGATTACCTGCTGACGGATATTCATCGTCAAGCCCGCGACAATCCGATCATCCAGCTCGCTATGCAGGTGCGTGAGGGCAAGGAAATCATGCATGGCGACTATGGCACCGCGCAGGTGATCTCGAAGAACGAGGTCACGCAGCCGCTGGTGCTGGAAGCCGATCAGGTGCTCGTCGGCACTAACAGGACGCGGCGGCGCTACAATCAGCGCCTGCGGGAACTCAAGGGTTTTTCCGCCGACTACCCGCAATCCGGCGACAAGCTGGTCTGCCTGCGCAATGATCCCACCAAGGGACTGCTCAACGGCTCGCTCTGGCAGGTCATGACTTCTTCCAGAGAAACGACGAAGCCAGGTATCAATCTCTTGATACGCCCGGAAGACGACGACATGGATCGAGGGGCCGCCAAGATCAAGCTCTTGAAGCAGGCTTTCGAGGATGTCGAGGGCGAGATTCCCTGGTCGACCCGCAAGCGCTATGACGAATTCGATTACGGCTATGCGCTGACGGTGCATAAGGCGCAGGGTTCGCAGTGGAACAATGTTGTGCTGTTCGATGAGAGCTGGGCGTTTCGCGATACGCGTGAGCGCTGGCTTTACACGGCCATCACCCGCGCCGCCGAAACGCTGACCATCGTCCGATAG
- a CDS encoding RNA polymerase sigma factor, translated as MSRSPDGNDKGAAGASPAPDSFEAEVLALLPSLRRYSRSLARSDADGEDLLQDCVEKVLTRRGQWRGLNLRGWVLTIMTNLYRNGLRQQANRSFVDIDDNGDLPAAETDNDPLQRSRLETALNSLSEEYRAVLMLVVVEGYSYQDVADMLDIPIGTVMSRLSRARRKMTSLLNADNVVTLRRPR; from the coding sequence ATGTCGCGAAGCCCTGATGGGAACGACAAGGGCGCGGCGGGAGCCTCCCCCGCGCCCGATAGCTTCGAGGCGGAGGTGCTGGCGCTCCTCCCCTCGTTGCGGCGCTATTCGCGCAGCCTCGCCCGCTCGGATGCCGATGGCGAGGATCTGCTTCAGGATTGCGTCGAGAAGGTTTTGACCCGGCGCGGCCAATGGCGCGGGCTGAACCTGCGCGGCTGGGTCCTCACCATTATGACCAATCTCTATCGCAATGGACTGCGCCAGCAAGCCAATCGCAGCTTTGTCGATATCGACGACAACGGCGATCTGCCTGCAGCCGAGACGGACAACGACCCGCTGCAGCGGTCCCGCCTGGAAACGGCGCTGAACAGCCTTAGCGAAGAGTATCGCGCGGTGCTGATGCTCGTCGTAGTCGAAGGCTACAGCTATCAGGATGTCGCAGACATGCTCGACATTCCGATCGGCACCGTGATGTCGCGCCTGTCGCGCGCGCGCCGGAAGATGACCAGCCTGTTGAACGCAGACAACGTTGTCACGCTTCGGAGACCAAGATGA
- a CDS encoding anti-sigma factor: MNERKPTVTEADLHAFADGLLAPEKQAELQAWLTENPEDAAAVTAWQVQNDDIRAMFSPYAISKDGDADLFSTSRNMSSAQATTPQPSRKLMILAASLALFVAGAVAGRFGPDLFARPELQLTSIEALPQQAHSAFVVYASDVRHPVEVGADQEAHLATWLGKRMNVAGLKVPSLQTLGFQLVGGRLLPINGTPGALFMYENASGQRLTVLVGHNSGNTTTSFRFASDKAVETFYWIDGNLGYAVTGEISRDMLRQVADECYKQFSS, from the coding sequence ATGAACGAACGCAAACCGACCGTGACCGAAGCGGACCTTCACGCCTTTGCCGATGGCCTTCTGGCACCGGAAAAGCAGGCGGAATTGCAGGCATGGCTGACCGAAAATCCCGAGGACGCTGCTGCCGTTACGGCATGGCAGGTCCAGAACGATGACATTCGGGCGATGTTCTCCCCCTATGCCATCTCGAAGGATGGCGACGCCGACCTCTTTTCGACAAGCAGAAACATGTCGTCTGCACAGGCGACTACGCCGCAACCAAGCCGCAAGCTGATGATACTCGCCGCCTCGCTGGCATTATTCGTCGCCGGTGCGGTTGCCGGCCGCTTCGGTCCTGATCTTTTCGCACGGCCCGAATTGCAGCTGACATCGATCGAGGCATTGCCGCAACAGGCGCATTCGGCTTTCGTCGTCTATGCCAGCGATGTCCGCCACCCTGTCGAAGTCGGCGCGGATCAGGAGGCGCATCTCGCCACCTGGCTCGGCAAGCGCATGAATGTCGCCGGCCTCAAGGTGCCGAGCCTGCAGACACTGGGCTTCCAGCTGGTCGGCGGCCGGCTGCTGCCGATCAACGGTACGCCCGGCGCCCTGTTCATGTATGAAAATGCCAGCGGCCAGCGCCTGACGGTGCTGGTGGGGCACAATAGCGGCAACACCACGACCAGCTTCCGCTTCGCCAGCGACAAGGCGGTCGAGACCTTCTACTGGATCGATGGCAATCTCGGCTATGCCGTAACAGGCGAGATCTCGCGCGACATGCTGCGGCAGGTGGCGGACGAGTGCTACAAGCAATTCTCGTCCTGA
- a CDS encoding nitrile hydratase accessory protein has protein sequence MSACEVASPLSQSPGLPKSADGEPVFPAPWAADAFAMTVHLHEKGLFAWSEWAERLSAEVRKPGRAPDGSDYFDCWVAALSGLLVAKGVADADAILVLQQSWQRAAEATPHGKPIVLENDPQR, from the coding sequence TTGAGCGCGTGTGAGGTTGCCTCGCCGCTGTCGCAGTCGCCCGGACTGCCGAAGTCAGCCGATGGCGAGCCGGTGTTTCCGGCGCCGTGGGCGGCCGATGCCTTTGCGATGACGGTGCATCTGCATGAGAAGGGCTTGTTTGCCTGGAGCGAATGGGCCGAACGGCTGTCGGCGGAAGTGCGCAAACCGGGCCGTGCGCCCGACGGCAGCGACTATTTCGATTGCTGGGTGGCAGCGCTTTCGGGCCTGCTGGTGGCGAAGGGCGTTGCCGATGCCGATGCGATTTTGGTTTTGCAACAAAGCTGGCAACGTGCGGCGGAGGCTACGCCGCATGGAAAGCCGATCGTGCTGGAAAACGACCCGCAGCGCTAA
- the nthB gene encoding nitrile hydratase subunit beta: protein MNGPHDLGGQMGFGPVAPEPNEPYFHAEWEKRALGITLSCGAFGAWNIDESRHARENIPPASYLGASYYEIWTRAIDTLLERHGFATAEELRTGRSLEQGRAPKRVLKADMVDGVLAKGGPCDRPVDAAPLFAVGDHIRTKNFNPTGHTRLPRYARAKTGVVEAVQGSFVFPDDNAHGRGENPKWVYTVVFDGAEIWGEGADPSLTVSIDAWESYLERV from the coding sequence ATGAACGGTCCGCACGATCTCGGTGGCCAGATGGGATTCGGCCCGGTCGCCCCGGAACCGAACGAGCCCTATTTCCATGCCGAATGGGAAAAACGCGCGCTTGGCATCACGCTCTCCTGCGGCGCCTTCGGTGCCTGGAATATCGATGAGAGCCGGCACGCGCGCGAGAACATTCCGCCGGCGAGCTATCTCGGCGCCAGCTATTACGAGATCTGGACTCGCGCCATCGACACGCTGCTGGAGCGGCATGGCTTCGCAACGGCGGAGGAGTTGCGCACCGGCCGTTCGCTCGAACAGGGTAGGGCGCCGAAGCGGGTTCTGAAGGCGGATATGGTCGATGGCGTCTTAGCCAAGGGCGGCCCTTGCGATCGGCCGGTCGATGCCGCCCCGCTCTTTGCCGTCGGCGATCACATACGCACCAAGAACTTCAATCCCACCGGCCATACCAGATTGCCGCGCTACGCCCGCGCCAAGACAGGTGTCGTCGAAGCGGTGCAGGGCTCCTTCGTCTTCCCCGACGACAATGCTCACGGCCGGGGCGAAAATCCGAAATGGGTCTACACGGTGGTCTTCGATGGTGCAGAGATCTGGGGCGAGGGGGCCGATCCCTCGTTGACGGTCTCGATCGATGCCTGGGAGAGCTATCTTGAGCGCGTGTGA